The Atribacter laminatus genome contains the following window.
TAGCGCTTCAAGATGTCTGAGAACTTTATCCGTCCTCCACATTTTTGCCAGCTCAATGGCAGCCCGAGCCAGATTACCACTATACGAATTCAATTTTTCTTCAAAACGATCAAGCAAGGTAAGACAATCAGCTCCAGCACCGGCAAAGCCGGCCAAAACCTTTCCCTGATAGAGAGTCCGTATTTTTTTAGCTCCTCTTTTCAAAACTGATTCATTCATGGTTACCTGCCCGTCACAAGCCATTGCTGCTTTTCCATTTCGTAAAACACCAAGAACCGTTGTTGATAGGATCTTCATTTAATCCTCCTTTTTATGGGATCGGGGGTGGGCGTTTTCATAAACCTTTTTCATATTGTCCCAGTTTAAATGGGTGTAAATCTGGGTAGTAGAAAGACTGGAGTGTCCCAGTGCTTCCTGAACAATCCTCATTTCAGCTCCTCCGGAAAGAAAATGGCTGGCAAAACTATGACGAAAAGTATGAGGCGAAGCTTTTTTTACCATCCCAATCTCTGATAAAATTTTATTTAAAATGACCCGTACCCCACGGGTGGTTAAGGGTTGTTGAAGGTAATTTAAAAAAAGCTCTTTTACTGCTCCTTTCGGTTGACGAAATGGAAGATAATCTCTGACCGCCTGAAGAGCTTTCTCGTTAAAGGGGACTATTCTCTCTTTACCACCTTTCCCTAGTACCTTTACGATTTTCTGCTGAAAATTCAAATCGATGGTTTTAAGTCGAACCACTTCTCCTACACGTAAACCAGATGAATAAAGAATTTCAAAGAGTGCCCGATTACGGGCCTGAAGAAAATTCGGTTTTTTTTGGAAATTATCTTCCAAATACGTTAAAAACCGGTTGATTTCCTGTTGAGAAAAAAAGGTAGGAAGGCTTTTTTCTTCTTTGAGCCCTCCGATACCATCACAAGGATTTTTTTGAATTTTCCCTCTCTTTCGTAAATATCGATAAAAGGTTTTTAAAGCCGATAATCGGTTCAACTGCGAAACTCTCATTAAATGAGAAATCGTTTTGAGGAAAGCCATAAAACCGGCAACATCTGAAGTATCAATCTCATCCAGGCTTCTTTGGCTGGTTTTCATTAAAAAAGTACAGAATTGATTCACCACCCGAAGGTAATTTTCAACTGTATGAGCAGAGTAATGGCGCTCCAGCTCCAAATATTCACGAAACTCATCAATCAATTGATTATTTATTTTTAAGCTCGATGGTAATGGGCACACCTTCCCAGTCACCTTCCTGACGAATGATTTTCTCAATACTATGAATACTTCTCTCCAGCTCTCGATCATTTCCTTTAAAATTGGTTAAAAATGAAAAACGAGGGGGAGCATTGAGCTCTTGATATCCATAATAGGTACGGAGGAGTCTTCCTTTCCCCATGCTGATATTTAAATCGTTAATCTTTTCCTTGATCTCTCGATTGATAAAGCTGGTTTTAAGCCGTTGATAATATCGGCTGGCAATGGCTGCAAATTGAGCTAAAAAATGCGGTTTCATATTCCGATCAGTTGCCGACCCAATTAAAACCGTAGCATAATCGAGAAAATTTAATTCGCTCCAAATCCACTTTTTGGTTTCCTCAATCTTTTTTCGAGTCAATCGCTCAGGAATTAAATCCATTTTATTCAGAAAAACCAAACAACATTTTTTTTGCTGAAAAATTTGATTGGCAATGTGCCGATCCTGCTGGCTAATTCCCTCTAAAACATCAAGGATTAATACACACAAATTGGTTTCTGCAATTTTTTCCATGGTCCGCACTGTGGCATAAAAGGCGATATCTTCTTTGATACGTGATTTACGAGCTAAACCGGCTGTATCCACCAGTTGATATCGTCCGTATCCTCCGCTAACCAGAGATGATTCCAAGGGGTCTCGAGTCGTTCCAGGAATTGTGCTCACTATAGATCGGTCACTTTCCAACAGCATATTAAATAAGGTTGATTTTCCAACGTTCGGTTTACCAACAATAGCAATCCGAAAATCATGATGTTCAACAATTAGAGCTTCATCCGATTCAGTATCTCTTTTCAAACGGTTGAAAAGGATGGATTTTAATTGAGGAATTCCATCTCCATGCACTGCCGATATTTGTAAGACGTCATCAAATCCTAAAGCGTAGAAATCCGATAATAAACCTAAATGGGTCATCCCTTCTCTTTTGTTGACGACTGGAATAATAGCATCCTGCACTCGACGTAAACGACTTATTAATTCATGATCAACGCTGGTCATTTCTTCTTTTCCATCAAGAACCAACAAAATACAGTCAGCTTTCTTGATGGCTTCCCAGACTTTTTTTTCCGATTCGGTTTGCAGAAGGTTATCCGGCGAAACAGCTAATTCAATGCCAGCGGTATCGACTAATCGAATCTGAACCCCTTCTATTTCAATGATATTTTCAATAATGTCTCTGGTTACGCCTGGGGTTGAGTCAACAATGGTAATCCTTCGTCCCGAAAGACGGTTGAAGAGCGTTGACTTTCCGACGTTGGTTTTCCCTGCAATAACAACTAATGGTATTTCTCTATTCAT
Protein-coding sequences here:
- the hslV gene encoding ATP-dependent protease subunit HslV; translated protein: MKILSTTVLGVLRNGKAAMACDGQVTMNESVLKRGAKKIRTLYQGKVLAGFAGAGADCLTLLDRFEEKLNSYSGNLARAAIELAKMWRTDKVLRHLEALLLAMDLEHVLIISGKGDVIEPDESIAAIGSGGNYALAAAKALYRNTDMNSEVIARRSLEIAAEICIYTNDQIYLETLE
- the xerA gene encoding site-specific tyrosine recombinase/integron integrase, giving the protein MCPLPSSLKINNQLIDEFREYLELERHYSAHTVENYLRVVNQFCTFLMKTSQRSLDEIDTSDVAGFMAFLKTISHLMRVSQLNRLSALKTFYRYLRKRGKIQKNPCDGIGGLKEEKSLPTFFSQQEINRFLTYLEDNFQKKPNFLQARNRALFEILYSSGLRVGEVVRLKTIDLNFQQKIVKVLGKGGKERIVPFNEKALQAVRDYLPFRQPKGAVKELFLNYLQQPLTTRGVRVILNKILSEIGMVKKASPHTFRHSFASHFLSGGAEMRIVQEALGHSSLSTTQIYTHLNWDNMKKVYENAHPRSHKKED
- the der gene encoding ribosome biogenesis GTPase Der — translated: MNREIPLVVIAGKTNVGKSTLFNRLSGRRITIVDSTPGVTRDIIENIIEIEGVQIRLVDTAGIELAVSPDNLLQTESEKKVWEAIKKADCILLVLDGKEEMTSVDHELISRLRRVQDAIIPVVNKREGMTHLGLLSDFYALGFDDVLQISAVHGDGIPQLKSILFNRLKRDTESDEALIVEHHDFRIAIVGKPNVGKSTLFNMLLESDRSIVSTIPGTTRDPLESSLVSGGYGRYQLVDTAGLARKSRIKEDIAFYATVRTMEKIAETNLCVLILDVLEGISQQDRHIANQIFQQKKCCLVFLNKMDLIPERLTRKKIEETKKWIWSELNFLDYATVLIGSATDRNMKPHFLAQFAAIASRYYQRLKTSFINREIKEKINDLNISMGKGRLLRTYYGYQELNAPPRFSFLTNFKGNDRELERSIHSIEKIIRQEGDWEGVPITIELKNK